A genomic segment from Solenopsis invicta isolate M01_SB chromosome 5, UNIL_Sinv_3.0, whole genome shotgun sequence encodes:
- the LOC113004804 gene encoding uncharacterized protein LOC113004804 isoform X1, protein MANVPPAGRGSRFNPYSKEEVRREVGRGNRRRSMSLRSQDSNEAGQEDEDFAAEESDVEIMDVQKCAKILGIESVETSNLKSSVIQSEPVVTKEKCSETMDKTVKGGKGHAGISQEVNMFTDCEGIEKREQVKDRSINMKCDKITKQGTSQEHKSKEIDNDGNILQEKYVVVEGELKAMKDIEKSTYDNLVKEINIRFDRFAQGECKIKCKISQSHCTSSKGKNSIKISLWCNQNLIRPISIDMIKYNFAVLTFKNALDANACLDKLDKQSNGWLQGFVDFTDTFSRGVITDWPYEIPELWENIVDKKDIFRIEKMKKRVWDQGTKKFQTQFINNFIITLKGKSKDRIKIFDNLNIGLRIRPYVAPVIQCFNCFRFGHFKHQCKNEARCIVCGDNMHGDCNKPEACRNCEGAHRSTKRSCPVALRNKEIKTIMAYNNVTFFEAERLLKLSFANQNMTNYDRYTNPSAWPRIGHNNKERENETEIKITEFSRNTNNGNNTKENKTTANHQVNYRTYYKDIERDREEEERRRQERREIEERERRRQERREREREKQE, encoded by the exons ATGGCAAATGTTCCCCCGGCCGGACGGGGGAGCAGATTTAATCCCTATTCTAAGGAAGAGGTTAGAAGAGAAGTGGGTAGAGGAAATAGGAGAAGAAGCATGTCATTGAGAAGCCAAGATTCAAACGAGGCGGGACAAGAAGACGAAGATTTTGCGGCAGAGGAGAGCGACGTAGAAATAATGGATGTACAAAAATGCGCTAAAATATTAGGCATAGAATCGGTTGAGACCTCGAATTTGAAAAGTAGTGTGATTCAAAGTGAACCAGTAGTGACAAAGGAAAAATGTAGCGAGACAATGGACAAGACGGTTAAAGGGGGGAAAGGTCACGCCGGTATAAGTCAGGAAGTAAACATGTTTACAGATTGCGAGGGAATAGAGAAAAGAGAGCAGGTAAAGGACAGGTCGATAAATATGAAATGTGATAAGATAACTAAACAGGGTACGTCTCAGGAACATAAGTCAAAAGAAATTGACAATGACGGTAATATCTTACAAGAGAAATACGTAGTAGTAGAGGGGGAATTAAAGGCAAtgaaagatatagaaaaaagtaCCTATGATAATCTAGTGAAAGAAATCAATATACGATTTGATAGATTTGCCCAGGgagaatgtaaaattaaatgcaagATATCACAGAGTCATTGCACTTCTAGCAAAGGAAAAAATAGCATTAAGATATCGTTATGGTGCAATCAGAATTTGATTCGTCCGATTAGTATcgatatgattaaatataacttCGCAGTATTAACTTTCAAAAATGCGTTAGATGCGAATGCTTGTCTGGACAAACTTGATAAACAATCTAATGGTTGGTTACAAGGTTTTGTTGATTTTACAGATACCTTTAGCAGGGGTGTAATTACCGATTGGCCGTACGAAATTCCAGAGTTATGGGAGAATATAGTAGATAAAAAGGATATCTTCAGAatagaaaaaatgaagaagagagTCTGGGatcagggg ACAAAAAAGTTCCAGACgcaatttataaacaattttataatcacCCTAAAAGGCAAAAGCAAGGATAGAATTAAGATCTTTGATAACTTAAATATTGGCTTGAGAATCAGACCGTATGTGGCTCCTGTGATTCAATGCTTTAATTGTTTTAGATTTGGCCATTTCAAACACCAATGCAAAAATGAGGCTAGGTGCATAGTATGTGGGGACAACATGCACGGCGATTGTAATAAACCAGAGGCATGCAGGAATTGTGAAGGCGCTCACCGTTCTACCAAAAGGAGTTGTCCGGTTGCTCTTAGAAATAAGGAAATTAAAACAATCATGGCATATAACAACGTTACATTTTTCGAAGCAGAAAGATTACTAAAGCTTAGTTTTGCAAACCAGAATATGACAAATTACGACAGATATACGAACCCTTCAGCGTGGCCTAGGATCGGGCACAataataaagagagagaaaatgagacGGAAATAAAGATAACCGAGTTTTCTCGTAATACAAATAATGGCAATAATACTAAGGAAAACAAAACGACAGCAAATCATCAGGTAAACTATAGAACTTATTACAAAGAtatagaaagagacagagaagaagaggaaagacgacgacaagagagaagagaaatagAGGAAAGGGAAAGGAGAAGACAGGaaagaagggagagagaaagagagaagcagGAGTAA
- the LOC113004804 gene encoding uncharacterized protein LOC113004804 isoform X2 — MANVPPAGRGSRFNPYSKEEVRREVGRGNRRRSMSLRSQDSNEAGQEDEDFAAEESDVEIMDVQKCAKILGIESVETSNLKSSVIQSEPVVTKEKCSETMDKTVKGGKGHAGISQEVNMFTDCEGIEKREQVKDRSINMKCDKITKQDTFSRGVITDWPYEIPELWENIVDKKDIFRIEKMKKRVWDQGTKKFQTQFINNFIITLKGKSKDRIKIFDNLNIGLRIRPYVAPVIQCFNCFRFGHFKHQCKNEARCIVCGDNMHGDCNKPEACRNCEGAHRSTKRSCPVALRNKEIKTIMAYNNVTFFEAERLLKLSFANQNMTNYDRYTNPSAWPRIGHNNKERENETEIKITEFSRNTNNGNNTKENKTTANHQVNYRTYYKDIERDREEEERRRQERREIEERERRRQERREREREKQE, encoded by the exons ATGGCAAATGTTCCCCCGGCCGGACGGGGGAGCAGATTTAATCCCTATTCTAAGGAAGAGGTTAGAAGAGAAGTGGGTAGAGGAAATAGGAGAAGAAGCATGTCATTGAGAAGCCAAGATTCAAACGAGGCGGGACAAGAAGACGAAGATTTTGCGGCAGAGGAGAGCGACGTAGAAATAATGGATGTACAAAAATGCGCTAAAATATTAGGCATAGAATCGGTTGAGACCTCGAATTTGAAAAGTAGTGTGATTCAAAGTGAACCAGTAGTGACAAAGGAAAAATGTAGCGAGACAATGGACAAGACGGTTAAAGGGGGGAAAGGTCACGCCGGTATAAGTCAGGAAGTAAACATGTTTACAGATTGCGAGGGAATAGAGAAAAGAGAGCAGGTAAAGGACAGGTCGATAAATATGAAATGTGATAAGATAACTAAACAGG ATACCTTTAGCAGGGGTGTAATTACCGATTGGCCGTACGAAATTCCAGAGTTATGGGAGAATATAGTAGATAAAAAGGATATCTTCAGAatagaaaaaatgaagaagagagTCTGGGatcagggg ACAAAAAAGTTCCAGACgcaatttataaacaattttataatcacCCTAAAAGGCAAAAGCAAGGATAGAATTAAGATCTTTGATAACTTAAATATTGGCTTGAGAATCAGACCGTATGTGGCTCCTGTGATTCAATGCTTTAATTGTTTTAGATTTGGCCATTTCAAACACCAATGCAAAAATGAGGCTAGGTGCATAGTATGTGGGGACAACATGCACGGCGATTGTAATAAACCAGAGGCATGCAGGAATTGTGAAGGCGCTCACCGTTCTACCAAAAGGAGTTGTCCGGTTGCTCTTAGAAATAAGGAAATTAAAACAATCATGGCATATAACAACGTTACATTTTTCGAAGCAGAAAGATTACTAAAGCTTAGTTTTGCAAACCAGAATATGACAAATTACGACAGATATACGAACCCTTCAGCGTGGCCTAGGATCGGGCACAataataaagagagagaaaatgagacGGAAATAAAGATAACCGAGTTTTCTCGTAATACAAATAATGGCAATAATACTAAGGAAAACAAAACGACAGCAAATCATCAGGTAAACTATAGAACTTATTACAAAGAtatagaaagagacagagaagaagaggaaagacgacgacaagagagaagagaaatagAGGAAAGGGAAAGGAGAAGACAGGaaagaagggagagagaaagagagaagcagGAGTAA